The following are encoded in a window of Castanea sativa cultivar Marrone di Chiusa Pesio chromosome 5, ASM4071231v1 genomic DNA:
- the LOC142635007 gene encoding polygalacturonase QRT2-like: MILVLVTIICGIGEAAQVEYFNVMDYGAKGDAITDDSVAFLKAWNDTCNSETDEPTMLISRRQFFLRPTTFRGPCKSKVHFVLLGVLFAPSGPKEWKELNDTVKFIEFEYVNGLYIHGVGLIDDRGKGWWDISCRYHPDLKALRFHKSTDIHMSQIRIFDSPQTHILLLGCNDVEFEGLFIKSPDGSPNTDEIHIQATNNVFINSSFIGSGDDCVSIGDGISNVNITYVTCGPGHRISIGSLGGSGNVVNVSNIHVRHAIFNGTQNGARIKTYQTGRGEVRDVEFSDIKFIDAGNPIIIDQYYCGNPNGCPPTNVGVQISNLSYTDMYGTSKADVAVNFNCSGNVAYCTDIKLENINLTSSTIGKQVTSSCNNAYGEAKGTIEPKSCLISKT, translated from the exons ATGATATTGGTTTTAGTGACAATAATTTGTGGTATTGGTGAAGCGGCTCAAGTTGAATATTTTAATGTTATGGATTATGGAGCAAAAGGAGATGCCATTACAGACGATTCTGTG GCATTTTTAAAGGCATGGAATGATACATGTAATTCCGAGACAGATGAACCTACTATGCTTATTTCAAGAAGGCAATTTTTCTTGCGACCCACAACCTTTCGTGGTCCTTGCAAGTCTAAAGTTCATTTTGTT TTATTGGGAGTTTTATTTGCACCTTCTGGTCCAAAGGAATGGAAAGAGTTGAATGATACTGTGAAATTTATAGAATTTGAGTATGTGAATGGGCTCTACATACATGGGGTTGGCTTAATAGATGATCGTGGAAAGGGTTGGTGGGATATCTCATGCAGATATCATCCTGACCTTAAG GCACTCAGATTTCATAAGAGCACTGATATACACATGAGCCAGATTAGAATATTTGATAGTCCCCAAACCCATATTCTTTTATTGGGATGCAATGATGTTGAATTCGAAGGCTTATTCATAAAATCACCAGATGGAAGCCCAAACACTgatgaaattcatattcaagCTACAAATAATGTATTCATCAACAGTTCCTTTATTGGCTCTG GTGATGATTGTGTCTCTATTGGAGATGGAATTTCAAACGTAAACATCACTTATGTCACGTGCGGGCCAGGTCATAGAATAAG CATTGGAAGTTTAGGCGGAAGTGGAAATGTGGTAAATGTATCAAACATCCATGTGAGGCATGCTATCTTCAATGGGACACAAAATGGAGCACGAATCAAGACATATCAG ACTGGGAGAGGTGAAGTTCGGGATGTTGAGTTTTCAGATATAAAATTCATAGACGCTGGAAATCCAATAATCATCGACCAATACTATTGTGGCAACCCTAATGGCTGCCCACCAACA AATGTTGGAGTTCAAATAAGCAATCTAAGCTACACAGACATGTATGGGACATCAAAGGCCGATGTAGCAGTCAATTTTAATTGCAGTGGAAATGTTGCTTATTGCACCGACATCAAATTGGAAAATATCAACTTGACATCTTCAACAATTGGGAAGCAAGTCACTTCTAGTTGCAATAATGCTTATGGAGAGGCAAAAGGAACGATTGAACCCAAGTCCTGTCTAATTTCGAAAACTTGA